One stretch of Arachis duranensis cultivar V14167 chromosome 1, aradu.V14167.gnm2.J7QH, whole genome shotgun sequence DNA includes these proteins:
- the LOC107482709 gene encoding GDP-L-galactose phosphorylase 1: MLSIKRVATLVSNFQKEEVGVAAPPSEGCGRNCLKSCCIQAAKLPLYAFKEVEKVGGKDLPLCKDQSVAFLDSLILGEWEDRMQRGLFRYDVTACETKVIPGEYGFIAQLNEGRHLKKRPTEFQVDKVLQPFDESKFNFTKIGQEEVLFQFEASSDAEVQFFPNAPIDVENSPSVVAINVSPIEYGHVLLIPRIFECFPQRIDHASFLLALHMAVEAGNPYFRLGYNSLGAFATINHLHFQAYYLAVPFPIEKAPTKKIAKLNRGVKISKLLNYPIRGLVFEGGHLLKDLANTVSDACICLQHNNIPYNILISDCGRQVFLLPQCYAEKQALGEASAELLDTQVNPAVWEISGHMVLKRRKDYEEASEANAWRLLAEVSLSEERFQEVSCLIFQAMTSSELEVKCQCVEEAGSSPSPAMVAGSQECLVLQ; this comes from the exons ATGTTGAGCATTAAGAGAGTTGCTACCCTGGTTTCGAATTTTCAGAAAGAGGAGGTTGGGGTGGCTGCTCCACCTTCTGAAGGATGTGGCCGGAATTGCCTCAAGAGCTGTTGCATTCAag CGGCGAAGCTCCCTTTGTATGCTTTTAAAGAGGTTGAGAAGGTTGGTGGAAAGGACTTGCCACTATGCAAAGATCAATCTGTGGCTTTTTTGGACTCGCTCATTCTTGGGGAG TGGGAAGATCGGATGCAGAGAGGGCTTTTTCGCTATGATGTTACTGCCTGCGAAACTAAG GTGATTCCGGGTGAGTATGGTTTTATTGCCCAGCTGAATGAAGGCCGCCACCTCAAGAAGCGACCTACTGAGTTCCAAGTTGATAAGGTCCTCCAACCTTTTGATGAGAGCAAATTCAACTTCACCAAAATTGGGCAGGAAGAGGTCCTGTTTCAATTCGAAGCAAGCAGTGATGCCGAAGTCCAATTCTTTCCCAATGCGCCAATTGATGTTGAGAACTCTCCTAGTGTTGTTGCCATCAAT GTCAGTCCTATAGAATACGGGCATGTTCTGCTAATTCCTCGCATTTTTGAGTGTTTTCCCCAAAGGATTGATCATGCCAGCTTTCTGCTTGCACTCCACATGGCAGTAGAAGCAGGAAATCCATACTTTCGATTAGGTTACAACAGCCTAGGTGCATTTGCGACTATTAACCATCTTCATTTCCAG GCTTATTATCTGGCTGTGCCTTTCCCCATTGAGAAGGCCCCTACTAAGAAAATTGCCAAACTAAATCGGGGTGTGAAGATTTCAAAATTGTTGAACTACCCCATCCGAGGCCTTGTGTTTGAGGGTGGTCATTTGCTCAAAGATTTAGCAAACACTGTGTCAGATGCATGCATCTGTCTTCAACACAATAACATACCTTACAATATTCTTATTTCTGATTGTGGTAGACAAGTCTTCCTCTTACCACAG TGTTATGCTGAGAAACAAGCTCTTGGAGAAGCGAGTGCCGAGCTTCTCGACACTCAAGTCAACCCTGCTGTGTGGGAAATCAGTGGGCACATGGTGTTGAAGAGGAGGAAGGACTATGAAGAGGCATCTGAAGCCAATGCTTGGCGGCTTCTTGCTGAAGTCTCGCTCTCTGAAGAGAGGTTTCAAGAAGTCAGTTGTCTCATTTTTCAAGCCATGACATCCAGCGAGCTCGAGGTCAAATGCCAATGTGTAGAGGAAGCTGGCTCCAGTCCTTCCCCTGCAATGGTGGCTGGTTCACAAGAGTGTCTTGTTCTCCAGTAA